The stretch of DNA AGATCCAGGACCCTGCAGAGcgtttctctcccagtgctccctcatctTCGAGCTGCAGCCCTGTTCGTTTCCCTTGGATTGCTCAAAGATAGCGCATCTTATAACGCTGATGTCAGGGAGGGATCTTGCCTGGGCGACAGtggtgtgggagcaacaatccaacatttgcctcagtctggaggagttcATGGCGGAAGTTAGGAAGGTGTTCGATTTTCCGTTGTCCAGGAGAGAGGCTGCTCGGAAGCTACTCCAACTGCATCAAAACACCCGTATTGTGTCAAAACTCCAGTAGTCTGGCCACTGAGGGTGCCTGGAACCCAGAATCTCTTTTCGACATGTTCCTTCATGGATTATCGTTGGAGGTTAAAGACGAGCTCGCAGCCCGGGAGCTTCCCAACGACCTCAACTCTCACATAGCCTTGATCTTACAGATCGATGGGCGGCTATGGGAAGAGGAGGTCTGTTCCCAGTCACGCTCGCTCGTTCACTGCTCCCACCTTGTCTCCAAGGAATCCCGGAAGTTCCCGACGCCCACCTTACCGAGAGAATCCGATGTCACCCAAGTTCCCATGGGAATCACCAAGGACTTTCTTGGACCCCGGGTGGTAGGATAAAGTGAAATTGATACGGGTGAATAACAGGGCCCAGCGAGCCTGCCTAGAGTTGAGAGTTGAGGTGCTTGGCTGTGCGGAGATATTGCAGGTTTTTATGGTCAGTCCACACTAAGAATGGGTGTTCCGCCCCCTCcaaccagtgcctccactcctccaatgcCATCTTGATGGTGAGTTCTCGATgtcccacatcatagttcctctcAGCAGATTTTGCTGCACAGTGTAATTCCTATTAGAATCCAGCCATAGTTAGGATTTCACCGACAACCTGCATTCACAATGGCTGTCAAGTTTAGGAACATTGATAAAGGAGACTACCTAATCAATCATTATACATGAAAATGATGGCTGTGATGTTGATGGGAATGGTTTACTCTGACAAAAGCACTCTCTCACACTCAACTGTGGTTATTAAGACAAACAGTGGGGTTCCTTTACACCACTAACTTTGTTTAACTCTTACAGTGTTCATttaactcctgaatcaacactGTGTGTGTTATGGCCCAGGTTAACCAGTGCTGACATTATTATCGCTGCTGCAGCTCAGCTAAACAAACTGTCTGAGCTTTTAATAACCAGcattgagcacacacacacacacacacacacacacacacacacacacacacacacacacacacacacacacacagaggagagcacATGGGAAAAGTAGAGAGGTTTTTGTCCGTTTTCTCTTTCTTCTCATAGTGTTTGATCTAATAGAGAGAGTGAGGACCCTCTGCTTACCATGGGGCCATACTCTGTCCTGTCCCCcttcactaacacacacagtccCCCTTGTCTCTAGTGTCAGAATCCATAACCCAGCTCTGATTCAGGTCACTGACAGCATGCTGTGGTGTATCATATTTATCATCATCACTGGATTCATGGTGGATATTGACCAACAGTCAAGCTGGGAGACCACAGAGACTGTAATCAATATTGTGGGCCAGATACAGTTACATGTTGTCAGGCAGAAGGCCTCAGAGTCAACTGGCCTCGTTACAAAACCATTTTTATTTCAGAATTGAAGTTGAGTAGTTTGAAGCATAGTCTTTTTATGGGACCAGCTGCTTATATGTGTGCATGTCATTGAGCGAGCGAGGGGAATGGAACATTTTAAGATGTTAGAAAGATacactctttctccctttctctccctctggctctctttcTTCAGTTCCCCTCAAACAGTTGCCCTGGCAAGGATAGGTTGCCTGAGGGGGAGCGTATCAAATCTGCAAAGGGATTTTCTCCCCACACAGAGGGAACAGAGAAAAAGAACTCTGTCGTTTCTGTCCGTCTGGTGTTTGTCACCAACGGGTGTAAGGGTGTTTTTGTGTGATGGGAGTTTAGAGAGCTGTTTCAAACGTGAGACTGAAATTGTGTCATCGTCATGGTGACTGAGTCGGTGACTAGGCAACATCAAACTTCTGAGAATTCTCAAAAAAATGGTCACCGTGACAACACTATGGTTACAGGATCTTGGAACTGTTGGGCACCGTTGGAGTGTTAAACAAATGGATTATGATTAAATGCTTTTCATAGCATTagattttatgagaatttgtttGTTCTTTGAATGTCTATTCATATCTAAAAAAAGCTGCAACTTGAAGATAAGGGAAAGTTATTTTGGACAAAAAAGGAAACAAATCACTGACTGTTGTTTCGATTTGAGTACAAGTAGTACACCGGgactaaagtaaaactgaagCGTAAATAGTGCCACTGCAACTGAGTAGCGTAGAGAGGTTTTCTAACCGTGTATCACCTGTGGCAGGCAGCTGTAAACCAAGAAAACCCATCTCCAGGTGTTCTTGGTTGACTCACTGGAAGGCGACTGGAACCACCAGCCTTTTCAGAGCCAATATGGCACCTTGTCCTAGAATTCTAAGGTCTTTATCTCAAACCAAGGCTTCTGACTCAGTTTGTCTGGCAGCTTATCAGGAAGAGATACAGTTGCTGTACCGGTATGATTGGTTGGCTGAACTTTTcaccttgaagaaggcacagtgatgccgaaacattggtggtttacccaataaattactgggatcTTGTAAAGAGTATACAACTCTCTTTACGTATTTTTATTGGTTTACTTTTCAAAGGAAGGTGTTGGAAAAAATAATGACACTCCCTTACAACCTTTAAACAATGCTTGAATAAAGATTGGGAAAAAAGTTGTTTGCTTTTCCATTGTTTGGTTGGTAGCGTTTGCTGAGTGTGGTAATGAGTATGATCTTACTGGAAGCCTTGTGTGTATTCACAAGACTAGTTGTGGTAGCTTGTGGTCAATGACAAGTTCAGACCGTAGGCGTTGACGATTACCGCATGTCATGTGACGTGTGACATCAGAGCGCTTTGGCATCGATtgcatcagttccactagtttcTGGTCCCCCTTTTGTTTAGGGATAACTGTGTTGTGAACTCTCAGGTGATTATTCAGATACATCATTGACATCCCGAGGTAGAGGGTGCCCAAAGCAGACACCTCTGAAACACTACCAGACAACACTACCAGACTGCTTCTGCAGTGAGGCACAGTGACCAGCCATATAGTAAGAGGTTTGGGAGAGTAGGAACGctggagagagatagacaaaagagggcgagagagaaaaaaagtgttAGAGGCAGCAAGTgggagagtaaaagagagagagagagtgactgaatGAGTGGGGCTTTAAAGCGagattagagtgtgtgtgtgtctgtgcgtgtgagtgtgtctgtgtgtctaagagagagagggagagagtgggagaggccATTCCCAAGAGGTTTGGTCTAATTCCCAGTGGTAGAAGTTATTTGCACAGCAGGACCAGTAACAGACTGCTTTGTCTGAGTAACCTACTCTTCTGTATTCTCAACAGCAGGTCACTGCAGACGGACAGAAAAACCTTAAGGTTGTCTTGGGACCCGAAGTGCCAGAaaggtgaggagtgtgtgtgacacattgtgtgttggagagagtgtgtgcttgtgcgtgtgtgtgtgtgtgagagagagtacaaGGATGACCAGGAGGTCAGTTAATGGTGAGGGGACTGGGGTGAACAACACCCCCCAAAATGGGGGACACCCGGGGGATACCCCTGCCCCAAAAGAGGAGCCTGATGCTCCGAACGGAAAGGTAGAGTTGAGGAAGAAGGTGACCCTGCTTCGGGGAATCTCCATCATCATCGGTACCATCATCGGAGCGGGAATCTTCATCTCGCCCAAGGGAATCCTGAAGAACTCTGGGAGTGTTggaatgtctctggtggtgtgGATTGCCTGCGGAGTGCTGTCCCTGTTTGGTGAGTCACACGTAGTTGTCGCCAGAAGCGAGGAGACATACCTGAGTAAAGGTGTGCTGAGTGGTTTTATGATGCATGCGAACTGAAGCTATGGAGGATGGAGATTTTGTGTTTTTATTGCTGTTCAGCCTATTGGGTTACAACTCCCCTGCTTCCCCATCCCTGAAGACACTTGAGTTGATGCATCCCAAAACAAAGTGCTAAACTTGTAAAACAGCTTTTCTTGAGATGATGAGTGTGAATGAAAGCTTAGGGGGGTGGATAAACTTTGCTAACTGTCTGCTGCTATGGAAAAGCTTCCGCTTCTACACTTGTATTATTtcattatattactgttattacaGAAGCCTTACCGTAGCTACTGCCTTCTAACTAGCCATCTAACTGCTGAAACAGCAATTACCCTTtacactaacccccccccccccctctctctctctctctctctctctcgccacacACACATGATTATGAATACAATGAATCATATTTTCCTCTTATAGCCAGTATTCTGCTGTTGCTGATGCTGCCAATGTTTTATAGCTGGCTAGCCACTCACCTGTCCTAAACCTTTCCCTTTTTCATTTCCCAGGGGCCCTGTCCTATGCAGAGCTGGGAACCAGTATCCAGAAGTCCGGGGGACATTATACCTATATCCTGGAGGCCTTTGGACCACAGATGGCCTTCATACGCCTCTGGGCTGACCTCATCGCCatcaggtaggtgtgtgtgtgtgtgtgtgtgagacagagacagcagcaggAAGGGTGGGTAGATACTTGCAACAAGGTATGTGTatatgctttggcaaagtgggtggggttatatccttcctgtttggccctgtccgggggtgtcctcggatgggtccatagtgtctcctgacccctcctgtctcagcctccagtatttatgctgcagtagtttatgtgtcggggggctagggtcagtttgttatatctggagtacttctcctgtcctattcggtgtcctgtgtgaatctaagtgtgcgttctctaattctctccttctctctctcggaggacctgagccctaggaccatgccccaggattacctgacatgatgactccttgctgtccccagtccacctggccgtgatgctgctccagtttcaactgttctgccttcttattattcgaacatgctgatcatttatgaacatttgaacatcttggccatgttctgttataatctccacccggcacagccagaagaggaatggccaccccacatatgctctctctaattctctctttttttctctctctcggaggacctgagccctaggactatgccccaggactacctgacatgatgactccttgctgtccccagtccatctgaccgtgctgctgctccagtttcaactgttctgccttattattatatgaccatgctggtcatttatgaacatttgaacatcttggccatgttctgttataatctccacccggcacagccagaagaggactggccaccccacatagcctggttcctctctaggtttcttcctaggttttggcctagGAAGAatgcaggtgcttctacacctgcattgcttgctgtttggggttttaggctgggtttctgtacagcactttgagatatcagctgatgtaagaagggctatataaatacatttgatttgatttgatttgtatatcaCTCTATACtccctgtgtgtgagagagagacggggatggGCCTAGTGTATATATCTCAGCATTGTAAAGATAGCAAAGCCTTTTGGATCCCATCCTGGTCCGTTGATACCCGTGGTAGCAGAGCAGTGTCAACAAACCCGCTATACTATTACTGTACCTCAGGTTAACCCAggccaggagggggggggggttgtgtgtgtgtgtgtgtatggttttgAGTCTATGggaaatgaacagcattctgggGATCAGCCCACAGACTGTGCAACAGTTATTAGATTATTGGCAATATACCAGGttggtggtatatggccaatatgccaCGGCTAAGGGTTGAAATCAAGGCATTTCACGTTgagtcgtgcctaagaacagagcttagccgtggtatattggccatataccacaccccctcgggtgTTATTGCTTAAGTATTCCCTGGGTATTTTAATGTAATTTCCTCAACTGAACCTAGCAGACATATTTGAGTCAGTAACCACTGAATATCAGTAACTATAGTTATttgactgttatagactgttagtGTCAGGGGAAGCTAATAAACTGTTGTGAGGTTGGGTAAGACAGGTTCGTGTCAGTAGAAGGTCACATGCTCCCCAACACTCTAAACAGTGAATGATGCCCCAGATCGCACAGCTTTGTGGGTCAGCGTTTCCTGTCACTGTGTTTGTTTGGTAAACGTGTATGTTTGGTTCAGCGTTTTTGAGTCTGCGTGTGACAGTGTTGTCTGTTCTAGACCTGCAGGGTTGGCAGTGATATCCCTGGCCTTTGGACAATATATCCTGGAACCCATATTCATGCCGTGTGGAGTGCCCGAGATTGCTATCAAACTGGCCACCTCTATAGGAATAAGTATGTCTGAGTAATAATGCTACAgcattattatatatatacatatatatatatatatatatatatatacatatatatatatatatatttttttttacagtcaaTTGAATTGAACAAACTTTCGATTATAGGATTTTTGTGCTTATCAGTGAGATGGTTCAAGTGACTGTAAGGTACCAGTCAGTCTCacaaagtgtatgtgtgtgtgtgttcatgtgtattCCTGCTCCACAGCATCAGTGATGTATCTCAACAGTATGAGTACGAGCTGGACAAACAGGATTCAGATCTTACTCACCTTTAGCAAGCTGCTGGCCATCGCCATCATCATCGTACCTGGCCTCTATATGCTCTTCAAAGGTAACTCTTCGTTATCATCGTCATCATCCTCACCATGATCATTACAATCAACACCATCGTCAAATGTGACCAACCGCCTCGATTCTGTCTTGTGTAACAACAtttgaaatgttgttttttaaaacatttgataCGAGATGAGACTCAGAGCttgaaaattgtatatcatacactgcagttgaggaacaatgtaaTTCCGTTTTGAAAgtcaacttgtaaccccacttttgagaaaatggaccTTGAcagttttggtacacctactggagagctcttctttgtctccacacattcagcatcattcacaccctcttaagccttagccccatcCATCACTTTAAAGATTCACATGTGatgccatgtgctaaacagagtgagtaattTAGTAAACACATAtatatttcaagactaaaagtggtaaaagtagtagcctacaataggGAAAAAGTCCAGGTAAAAATATGCTTTATGTACtgtagtccttggcctatatcttaaactgactttggtgcaggtcatatTGTCCTTCACATTACTGCctttggtaaacacacactatagcaAGGATACACAAGGTGTACACGGTACATTGAAATTGTTACTTaaatagtagcaatatcaaaaacagatacaaatattttataaatattctataattacatacttatttaaactattgtctagacatgtacacatgttcatggaATACATTAGATGACCGTAATCACCCtgagacacacctggctaacttgatgggtcatgtaatcatctagctagctagctaaacaatgaaccggcaTAATCCCAACCCATACTACTACCGATGCAAACATTGTcatttttacatttgacattttggccatttagcagatgctcttatcaagAGCGACCTACAGTTAGtgtattcatcttaagatagctaggtgggataatcacatatcacaggcatttaactctgttttgtttgtagctacacCTTGTTTGAAcagcgttgtgtcaagtcactccagtTCACACTGATCGTGGTGTGTGGAGAAAATAGccattcacttttttcccaacTGATCTGTTGATAgtgcctgctaaattcagggcattaatgttgttgaaaaaaagtagcaaaacatttttatGTATATCTTTAAAAACATCAAGATGGAAAGGACTATCAACAAATAAtgagcatgctacatggcagatcaatccaaactcatctcttggcatgtccagcctatccattatctcagccaatcatggctaatgGGAAGGTTCCTTACCTTTTCCGTTGCTAAACCAAATGGACTCGTaatttaacctctcttgggtagggggcagcattttcatgtccggatgaaaagcgtgcccaaagtaagctgcctgttactcaggcccataaGCTAGGACATGCACAAGATTCCATTAAAGAGGAACacactacatacagtatgtgtgtattgtACTGGAATGTTCTTACGGCTGCAACTACCTGCAACTTACGGCTGTGTAATACCTTGTCAAACACTCAAGGAGTTTTGATCTTCTTTGGTGAACGTGTAATTCCTTCTTTGTGTTTATGTGCAGGGGAGACGAAGAACTTTGAGAATGCATTTGAGGTCAGTAATATCAAGCTCACAGGCCTTCCTCTGGCCTTCTACTCTGGGATGTACGCCTATGCTGGGTGGTAGGTATGGACTTCTCCTAACGTAACTAGCTTTAATATCTTATTCTACCCTTTTCATGAAGCCAACTAGTGTAACGCATTATTACTTGCCGTGAGCATGTATGAGCTCTTGTAAGGCTCGTAATATTGTTGTAAAGCTCCAACTTTCTGCCGGCAGGTTTTATCTGAACTTTGTAACCGAGGAAGTAGAGAATCCAGAAAAGTGAGTTCATCCTCCTCATTCCATATCTTGTTCTCGCACAGTAGGTTTGCCTGATCGTAAGATTGTTGTTCTCAAATGTTTACGTATCCCCAGGACTGTCCCATTGGCCATCTGTATCTCCATGGCGATAGTCACTTTCTGCTACGTGTTGACTAACGTGGCATACTACACTGTGATGTCAGCAGAGGAGCTGTTGGCATCGCAAGCCGTCGCCGTGGTAAGGCATCCAACAAGCTCGCTGCCTATTGGCCGATTTGATCGACACTGATCCTACAACCACCCACCGCTATTGGCTGGCGTTAACATAAGAGTCCTATGCATttctttgtgtgatgtattgataCACTTGAGGCGCATTGACTGCAGTCACACACCTCGTTCATCAGCGCTTCATCAGGCCCTGATGGTGTCTGTGGTGTTGCTCTCCTGCACTCTAAACTGTAATTAGTAGATTACAGCCCAACACCAAGCCCAACACCTCTGCTTCCCAGTATGGCCTTATGTGATTCCACACAGTCCATTCCTCTCAATGATAACTAAATCATCTTGCAGTCTTAATGACATAGTCACAGACAGAGACTGTATACTGATCTCGGACCTGTTTGGAGAAGGGGGAGGGTTATTCACTAAAAGGGCTCTGATCTGATCAGATCTTTTCAATGGTGTCTGTGATGTTGCTCTTAAGGAAAGTGTGAGAGCATTGGAGCTACGTGCATGTCCGTTAATTAGATAGTAATTGAATTGAGGATCTTTTTCTGCATCTCTTTGTCCTTGTTTGgttcatactctctctctctctctctctctctctctctctctcgtctgtttTTCCTGCAGACGTTTGCAGGGAAGATGATGGGGAACTTTTCGGTGGCGGTGCCGGTATTTGTAGCCTTGTCGTGCTTTGGTTCGATGAATGGCTGCTTGTTCGCTTTCTCAAGGTGGGCTGCGTCAACTCAGGTGTCACACCGCAGCCTTCGCTAGATTCTCCTGCCAAGGAGAATGAAAAATTGCCTTCCCTTCCCAACACAATGTTTGAGGACTGTGTGAGAGGAATCTAATCTTATCTTTTTTTTTCAACTGCCAAACCCTGTTAAGCAGAAGTTTAGatgtgtggtatagtggtatagtgaaaACACAATAACTGACATTGCATTTCTGTGCGAAGGTCAGCTATGACTGTCAGTAGTTGACTTTCATGTGTAGTTTTCATATATTGAATTTTGTCAGACACCGCTTACAAAGACGATGATGAAGTGTTGTTGTTGAAGGTATTTCTCATTTCATCCTGAAGATTGTGTGATTGTGTTGGTCATTCTAGAATGTTCTACGTGGCATCACGCGAGGGCCATCTCCCTGAGGTTCTGTCCATGATCCACGTCCGCAGACACACTCCTTTGGCAGCCGTCCTCGTTCTGGTcagataaatgtttttttttttttcatacacACATATCGCTCTTTACTGTCTTTATGAGGACCTGCTCTACAGGGTCCACAATTAAAACGTTGCATTCCTGTGTTTATGTTTGAACTGTCACCATGCTTTGTGGGTACGTGTCAGCATCTCTGCCACTTCCTCATTGGATCCGTTTGTCTgtgtacttctctctctctctctctctctctgtgtgtgtgtgtgtgtgtgtgtgtgtgtgtgattgtgtgtcggAGTGTCcattctttctctgtgtgtgtttacagtaccCTATGACGGTGTTCCAGCTGTTTGTTGGAGACATCTACAGTCTGTTGAACTTCATGAGCTTCCTTCGCTGGCTCTTCATTGGCGTGGCTGTGCTGGGCCTCATCTACATGAGATACACACGCCCTGACATGCCACGCCCTTTCAAGGTCAGGCCAACACACGTGAATCATCAACCATCAAATCATCAAATGTatctataaagccctttttacatcagcaattgtcacaaagtgcttatgcgcacacacacacacacacacacacatgtcgaCATAAACACATCAAAGGGCGATTAGGACATCGCTCCTTCTGTGCCACTGCATGTGGCCGATATGCAAGCATCTTgcgcacattttttatttaatttaacctttaattaaccaggtaggctagttgagaacaagatctccatttacaactgcgacctggccgagatagagcaaagcagtgcgacacaaacaacacagagttacacatgggataaacaaacatacagtcaataacacaatagaaatgtctttatacagtgtgtgcgaatgtagtaagattagggaggccaataaataggccaatactggcgaaataattacagtttagcaaataaacactggagtgatagaagtGCAGACAATCACATGGAAAGAGTATGAGTCTGTCTAATGGTTGTCTTACTCAAAACAACTACTGAACACTTAACTGTTTACATACAGACTCTGCACTTCTTTGTCTCTCCAGGTTCCTCTTTTCATTCCAGCCATTTTCTCATTCACCTGTTTCTTCAtggtgttcctctctctctactccgaCCCCGTCAACACAGGGATAGGATTCGCCATCTCCCTGACAGGAATCCCAGCCTACTATATTTTCATtgtgtttgaccgcagacccaagTGGCTACAGGATGGTTTAGGTAACACGCTACCTTCACTTAGAAGGCATTTAAATGCATTTACTAGACATCACTGTGAAAATCATACATACTACTGGCATATGGACAGCATTGATTAATCTTTATAAAGCAATTGTTCAACTCAAGGGATTAATCGGAGGGGCAGTGGACCATTAAACTATCCACGCACAGTTTAGCACATGTAATCAATTTCCAATCAATTTTCAGCATGGCATCCTATCAAAATTGCAGCATGAATCCCAACAATGTGTCTATGTTGACACTTTGGAAATAATATTGTCCTAACGCTGcataattattgggacagtgaagcgtTTTGTTTCTTTTGGCTCCAAACTCCAAAAGTTTGGTTTTGAAATCAAACTGTAACAATgaagttaaagtgcagactgtcagctgcAATTTGAAGGTATTTGCATCCATATCGGGGGAACTGTTTAGAAAGTACAGTACGTTTTGTACATAGTCTCCCATTTTAGAGGAGCAAAAGTCAAGGGGACAGATTCActtgatatttgtgcatctagaACTTTCTCACCCAtaattattcacgattcattcaggattctACGTAATCATGGTAACATCCACATTCACGGAGAAGTGTTTCGAAACATATTCTACtaatatttacaaacaaacagcaaatgcaatCAAGACATTTGTAGAGTCAcacgcttgatg from Oncorhynchus kisutch isolate 150728-3 linkage group LG15, Okis_V2, whole genome shotgun sequence encodes:
- the LOC109906014 gene encoding cystine/glutamate transporter — translated: MTRRSVNGEGTGVNNTPQNGGHPGDTPAPKEEPDAPNGKVELRKKVTLLRGISIIIGTIIGAGIFISPKGILKNSGSVGMSLVVWIACGVLSLFGALSYAELGTSIQKSGGHYTYILEAFGPQMAFIRLWADLIAIRPAGLAVISLAFGQYILEPIFMPCGVPEIAIKLATSIGITSVMYLNSMSTSWTNRIQILLTFSKLLAIAIIIVPGLYMLFKGETKNFENAFEVSNIKLTGLPLAFYSGMYAYAGWFYLNFVTEEVENPEKTVPLAICISMAIVTFCYVLTNVAYYTVMSAEELLASQAVAVTFAGKMMGNFSVAVPVFVALSCFGSMNGCLFAFSRMFYVASREGHLPEVLSMIHVRRHTPLAAVLVLYPMTVFQLFVGDIYSLLNFMSFLRWLFIGVAVLGLIYMRYTRPDMPRPFKVPLFIPAIFSFTCFFMVFLSLYSDPVNTGIGFAISLTGIPAYYIFIVFDRRPKWLQDGLDSFNRSVQIILEVIPAEH